From one Maridesulfovibrio frigidus DSM 17176 genomic stretch:
- a CDS encoding M99 family carboxypeptidase catalytic domain-containing protein, whose protein sequence is MRSFTFFEGTQYPLRVTWVFGDEPGPTIMVQGGIQGDELSGFFTGQLLTRSKVRKGNLIIIPRANEPSILRRARQINVDLNRRFDKEYNNFYEDRLAKAIRFLLNDADGFIHLHEGSGFYSPTYVNKLRNPKRYGQSMIIDAGVYKNIQLAEMCQRAISRLNADIPNKAFRFTLFNTDTFATATQYPEMLKSLTCYALVERGIPAMAVEVSKNIRNLEWKVREQLKATVYLLEEFGLELSVPEFSFPKAGRPAGLEIKVNGSPLIGKSVNLVRGGPVSTSGTGKAMTHSGLDPAVAVFASDRPNLNLLTAPRMALSSFPALEVSLDGSKMTTAKVRWTGQNDNSPEPHGPVFLCWLNGDPHFVSASGVLNAVEGDQFIIEGVLGSNRNEILNLKGFVASVMVNSGQDIGHEIIADPGNFMEKYRLITNDGSFRYRIARETPGKRGTEFYISIRPRVIKALELGRAHGSDLLIKWERNKVNEIPADRYVLTEAWSNGKLDKIQPFLDRIPVAWGESFNVEAGKDVTLTLRHSTTFESVGEMVFRGSEVLHTSLN, encoded by the coding sequence ATGCGGAGCTTTACTTTTTTTGAAGGAACTCAGTATCCATTGCGTGTTACTTGGGTTTTTGGTGATGAACCTGGGCCTACGATAATGGTTCAGGGCGGTATTCAGGGCGATGAACTTTCAGGGTTTTTCACAGGTCAGTTGCTTACTCGCAGTAAAGTGCGCAAAGGTAATTTGATTATTATTCCTCGTGCGAACGAACCATCCATCCTTCGGCGTGCCCGCCAGATCAATGTTGATCTTAATAGAAGATTCGACAAAGAATACAATAATTTCTACGAAGATAGGCTTGCCAAGGCTATTCGATTTTTACTTAATGACGCTGATGGTTTCATCCATCTTCACGAAGGAAGTGGCTTTTATAGTCCCACTTATGTAAATAAATTGCGAAATCCCAAACGTTATGGCCAATCAATGATCATTGATGCCGGGGTATATAAGAATATTCAATTGGCGGAAATGTGTCAGCGTGCTATTTCTCGTTTGAATGCAGATATTCCAAATAAAGCTTTCCGGTTTACTCTTTTTAATACAGACACATTTGCCACAGCCACTCAGTATCCTGAAATGCTTAAGTCTTTAACTTGCTATGCTCTAGTTGAGCGGGGAATTCCCGCAATGGCCGTTGAGGTAAGTAAGAATATAAGAAATCTAGAGTGGAAAGTTCGTGAGCAGTTGAAGGCGACCGTTTATTTACTTGAAGAGTTTGGTCTGGAACTTAGTGTACCCGAATTTTCATTTCCTAAAGCAGGTAGGCCTGCTGGTTTGGAAATAAAAGTTAATGGAAGCCCGCTTATAGGGAAGAGTGTGAACCTTGTTCGCGGTGGCCCCGTTTCAACTTCGGGTACAGGCAAGGCAATGACTCATTCCGGTCTGGACCCTGCTGTAGCTGTTTTTGCAAGCGATCGTCCGAACCTTAATTTACTTACAGCTCCACGCATGGCACTATCATCATTTCCAGCTCTTGAAGTTAGCCTTGATGGTAGCAAAATGACCACTGCCAAGGTGCGCTGGACTGGTCAGAATGATAATTCTCCTGAGCCGCATGGGCCTGTGTTTTTGTGTTGGTTAAATGGAGACCCACATTTTGTTTCCGCTTCTGGCGTTTTAAATGCTGTGGAGGGGGACCAGTTCATAATTGAAGGCGTGCTTGGTAGTAACAGAAATGAAATCCTGAACTTAAAGGGTTTTGTCGCTTCTGTTATGGTGAATAGCGGGCAGGATATTGGGCATGAAATTATTGCAGATCCCGGAAATTTTATGGAAAAGTATAGATTGATCACAAATGACGGTAGTTTTCGCTATAGAATAGCAAGAGAAACTCCCGGCAAGCGTGGAACAGAATTTTATATTTCAATTCGTCCTCGCGTAATTAAGGCTCTTGAACTTGGTAGAGCGCATGGTTCAGATTTATTAATTAAGTGGGAACGTAATAAGGTTAACGAAATTCCGGCTGATAGATATGTTCTTACTGAGGCTTGGAGCAACGGTAAGCTTGATAAAATTCAGCCATTCCTCGATAGAATCCCTGTTGCATGGGGTGAATCATTTAATGTTGAAGCTGGTAAGGATGTAACACTTACTCTTCGGCATTCGACTACATTTGAGTCTGTTGGTGAAATGGTGTTCAGAGGTTCGGAAGTTCTTCATACTTCGCTGAATTAA
- a CDS encoding L,D-transpeptidase family protein has product MSTYCIAEGWKPVLESTALVPRLVVAVDKGDQKIHLLVHKSPLRAEATFICATGKKAGDKKVEGDLRTPEGVYFTKSKRTGLVNFELYGEMAFPLDFPNPVDRINGKTGYGIWIHGRGKELVAMDTQGCVALENPDINFIDSRIGIGTPVVIGEEVSWSNATGIQGEESKEIKSLVHKWATDWSNRDSGFFDTYSSKLFAKTEGRSFKYFKKRKQKIFSNTAWVDVSVFNLRALPGPDYWVTWFDQYYRSGRLSSSTTKRLYWQKIDGKWKIVGREYGPASNSFSKAYLALKRKSILAFLDDWRSGWLTADIDAYSTMYDSKARQGKMRGLSLIAEHKKSIWEKRKPSIIEFNKVRLKEHPQGIEVAFKQSYSDISGYSDFGSKKLILRPVNGGWRIVDEQWSSR; this is encoded by the coding sequence TTGAGCACTTATTGTATTGCAGAGGGCTGGAAGCCTGTGCTTGAAAGCACCGCTTTAGTTCCTAGGCTGGTTGTTGCCGTGGATAAAGGTGATCAGAAAATTCACCTCCTCGTGCACAAAAGTCCTTTGCGCGCCGAAGCTACATTTATTTGTGCAACCGGTAAAAAGGCTGGCGACAAGAAAGTTGAAGGAGACCTCAGAACTCCTGAAGGTGTATATTTTACCAAGAGCAAAAGGACCGGACTGGTCAATTTTGAATTGTATGGTGAGATGGCTTTTCCTCTCGATTTTCCAAATCCTGTTGACCGTATCAATGGAAAAACCGGATACGGAATATGGATACATGGACGTGGCAAGGAGCTAGTTGCCATGGACACTCAAGGATGTGTCGCTCTAGAAAATCCTGACATAAATTTCATTGATTCCCGTATAGGAATTGGTACTCCGGTTGTTATAGGTGAAGAAGTTTCATGGAGTAATGCGACTGGCATTCAGGGCGAGGAATCTAAAGAAATTAAGTCCCTTGTTCATAAATGGGCCACAGATTGGTCTAACCGTGATTCCGGTTTTTTTGATACTTATTCGAGCAAACTTTTCGCTAAGACTGAAGGCCGATCTTTCAAATATTTCAAAAAGCGCAAACAGAAAATATTTTCAAATACAGCATGGGTAGATGTCTCTGTTTTTAATCTCAGGGCTCTTCCCGGTCCTGATTACTGGGTGACATGGTTCGATCAGTATTACAGATCAGGGCGTCTTTCTTCTTCGACAACGAAACGATTGTATTGGCAGAAAATTGATGGAAAGTGGAAGATTGTAGGCCGTGAGTATGGTCCTGCTTCGAACTCTTTTTCAAAAGCATACCTTGCACTCAAGCGGAAAAGCATTCTTGCATTTCTTGATGACTGGCGAAGCGGTTGGCTGACTGCTGACATTGATGCTTATTCTACTATGTATGATTCAAAGGCCAGACAGGGAAAGATGCGCGGTTTAAGTTTGATTGCGGAACACAAAAAATCCATATGGGAAAAGCGTAAACCATCTATTATTGAATTTAATAAGGTCAGGCTTAAAGAACATCCTCAAGGAATAGAAGTTGCTTTTAAGCAATCCTATTCCGATATATCTGGTTATAGCGATTTTGGTAGCAAGAAGCTAATCCTTCGCCCTGTTAATGGCGGATGGCGTATCGTAGACGAACAATGGAGCAGTCGCTAA
- the purB gene encoding adenylosuccinate lyase, protein MIERYSRPAMSELWTLENRFRVWLEVEVAVCEAWHKLGRIPAEDMKNIRDKADFELDRILEIEEKTKHDVIAFLTAVEEKVGPSARFIHLGCTSSDIVDTANGVMLHRAGDMILKAIDEFLAVMKEMAFKYKGRMCMGRTHGIHAEPTSFGLKMTGFYAEFSRHRERIETALDGVSVGKISGAVGTYAMLDPEVERITCELLDLNVDPISTQIIQRDRHAAFFTALGLLGGGIERLGVELRHLQRTEVLEVEEGFSAGQKGSSAMPHKKNPISAENLSGLSRLLRTNGLVAMENMPLWHERDISHSSVERVIMPDSTILADYILGRMTGVLKRLKINGDNMDRNLMASYGLFYSQRVLLALVESGLERQNAYEMVQKVAMYCWDNKVSFPDEIRKNKEIISQLDDGALDDAFDMGYYTRYEEFIIKRVFGE, encoded by the coding sequence ATGATCGAAAGATATTCTCGTCCCGCTATGAGTGAATTGTGGACTCTTGAAAACCGTTTCAGAGTATGGCTTGAAGTTGAAGTTGCCGTCTGTGAAGCTTGGCATAAACTAGGGCGCATTCCGGCTGAGGATATGAAGAATATCCGTGACAAAGCTGACTTTGAACTGGATCGCATTCTTGAGATTGAAGAAAAGACAAAGCATGATGTTATTGCTTTTCTTACCGCTGTTGAGGAAAAAGTAGGACCTTCTGCCCGCTTTATCCACCTCGGATGTACTTCATCTGACATCGTTGATACCGCAAATGGAGTTATGCTTCATCGTGCCGGTGATATGATTTTGAAAGCTATTGATGAATTTTTAGCCGTTATGAAAGAAATGGCTTTTAAATATAAAGGTAGAATGTGCATGGGCCGTACTCACGGTATTCATGCTGAGCCTACTAGCTTCGGTCTGAAAATGACCGGGTTTTATGCAGAATTTTCTCGTCATCGTGAGCGTATCGAAACAGCTCTTGATGGCGTTAGTGTTGGTAAAATTTCCGGCGCAGTCGGAACTTACGCAATGCTTGATCCTGAAGTTGAACGTATCACTTGTGAACTTCTTGATCTAAATGTTGATCCAATTTCTACTCAGATTATTCAGCGTGACCGTCATGCTGCATTCTTTACTGCTCTTGGTCTTCTCGGTGGCGGAATTGAGCGTCTTGGCGTTGAGCTTAGACATCTTCAGCGCACTGAAGTTCTTGAAGTTGAAGAAGGATTCAGCGCAGGGCAGAAAGGATCTTCTGCAATGCCTCATAAAAAGAATCCTATCTCCGCTGAAAACCTTAGTGGTCTTTCCCGTCTTTTGCGTACAAATGGTTTAGTTGCCATGGAAAATATGCCTTTGTGGCATGAACGTGATATCAGTCATTCCTCTGTTGAAAGAGTGATTATGCCTGATTCCACTATTCTTGCTGATTATATTCTTGGTCGCATGACTGGCGTACTTAAGAGACTTAAGATTAACGGCGATAATATGGATCGTAATCTTATGGCATCCTACGGGCTTTTCTACTCACAGCGAGTTCTACTTGCTCTTGTAGAGTCCGGTCTTGAAAGGCAGAATGCATACGAAATGGTACAGAAAGTAGCCATGTATTGTTGGGATAATAAAGTTTCTTTCCCTGACGAAATTCGCAAGAACAAAGAAATAATCTCTCAGCTTGACGACGGAGCTTTGGATGATGCTTTCGACATGGGATACTACACCAGATACGAAGAATTCATCATTAAAAGAGTTTTTGGAGAATAG
- a CDS encoding FmdB family zinc ribbon protein — MPIYEYQCHDCQQIFEEWQTNFEDKVLECPVCGAKATKVLSNSSFVLKGGGWYSSGYSKAEPASGKSSSSSSARSDSGAAKTSAAGSTGSTSSDSSAKN; from the coding sequence ATGCCGATTTACGAATATCAATGTCATGATTGTCAGCAAATTTTTGAAGAATGGCAGACTAATTTTGAAGACAAAGTATTAGAATGTCCTGTTTGTGGCGCTAAAGCCACGAAAGTTCTTTCTAATTCTTCTTTTGTTCTCAAAGGTGGTGGCTGGTATTCTTCTGGATACAGCAAGGCTGAGCCTGCTTCTGGAAAGTCCAGTAGTTCAAGCTCTGCTCGCAGTGATTCTGGTGCGGCCAAAACATCGGCTGCCGGTTCCACTGGATCCACTAGTTCTGATAGTTCAGCAAAGAATTGA
- a CDS encoding C40 family peptidase, whose protein sequence is MSAPGQSYGGASASSEKMRSVVSVARSQIGTPYQWGGASPSRGFDCSGLVWWVFDQHGIKVPRVSWQQIDAGRPVHLSKIKAGDIVFFRIPGGGKSLHTGIYTGDGSFFVHSPKSGHHVREESMNKNYWRKYFIGARRVL, encoded by the coding sequence GTGTCTGCTCCTGGTCAAAGTTACGGGGGAGCGTCTGCATCTTCTGAGAAAATGCGATCTGTAGTTAGTGTTGCTCGCTCGCAGATTGGTACACCTTATCAATGGGGCGGAGCTTCTCCCTCGCGAGGTTTTGATTGCTCCGGACTTGTATGGTGGGTTTTTGATCAGCATGGAATTAAGGTGCCGCGTGTTTCCTGGCAGCAAATTGATGCTGGAAGGCCCGTCCATTTAAGTAAGATCAAGGCTGGGGATATTGTTTTCTTCAGAATTCCAGGTGGCGGGAAAAGTCTGCATACTGGAATATATACCGGTGATGGCAGTTTCTTTGTTCACAGTCCGAAGAGCGGACATCATGTGCGTGAAGAGTCTATGAACAAAAATTATTGGCGGAAATATTTTATTGGTGCGCGGCGAGTCTTATAG
- a CDS encoding NADH-quinone oxidoreductase subunit 5 family protein — MLPMMLALVILLPLMAALGCYFLRVSAIRTMIVLGTGVCIAATSLALFGQGSFTYSPGTVFGISWDSLVTLADFALLFVILYYAFKLKNQLIKIFAVLQIIPLAVFELFFVDHAVEVPAFYADSLSLIMVAVISIIGSLICFFAIPYMKEHEEHLHLVKSRQPRFFFYLVLFLGAMNGLVLSNNILWLYFFFEVTTFCSFMLIAHDDTEIAVKNATRALWMNSLGGVAFVFGMIWAYAVTGSLSIQAILEAGPMDGAMLVPLGLLCLAGFTKAAQIPFQSWLLGAMVAPTPVSALLHSSTMVKAGVYIVLRLAPAYAGTFLSEGIALCGAFTFLACAAIAISQSNGKKILAYSTISNLGLIICCAGINTTWAITAAIILIIFHAASKALLFLCVGTIEHGIGSRDIEDMHGLYLKMPRTAIITIVGILTMILPPFGVLLGKWMAIESASGDLFVIVMLSLGSAISLVFWARWAGMLLTGPLREKVPAEPQNILTRFTLTALAVATVGLSLLSPVIYTGLIEPMVGKTYEITAGVFSSPVGVFAVYPIFIILAAAFIYAWIDTKKSGNIQTGASYMCGANVKEPGVQSFIGPMNVPVELKASNYYLEAFFGEEKLTTWVNFVGLALIVLMLGGAL, encoded by the coding sequence ATGTTGCCCATGATGCTAGCATTAGTCATCTTGTTGCCCTTGATGGCTGCTCTAGGCTGCTACTTTTTACGTGTAAGTGCGATCAGGACAATGATCGTTCTAGGCACTGGAGTATGCATTGCTGCGACTTCCCTCGCCCTATTCGGGCAGGGATCATTTACTTATTCCCCAGGTACGGTTTTTGGAATCAGTTGGGATTCCCTCGTAACTCTGGCGGACTTTGCGTTGCTCTTCGTAATTTTATATTACGCATTCAAACTTAAAAATCAGCTTATCAAGATATTTGCAGTACTGCAGATTATCCCACTTGCTGTGTTTGAATTATTCTTCGTTGACCATGCAGTTGAGGTTCCAGCATTCTACGCTGACAGCCTTTCACTGATCATGGTCGCGGTAATTTCTATTATTGGTTCGCTGATTTGTTTCTTCGCGATCCCTTACATGAAAGAACATGAAGAGCACTTGCACCTAGTTAAATCTCGCCAGCCGAGATTCTTCTTTTATCTTGTTCTGTTCCTCGGAGCTATGAACGGATTGGTGCTTTCTAACAACATTCTTTGGCTCTACTTCTTCTTCGAAGTGACTACGTTCTGTTCATTCATGCTCATCGCGCATGATGACACTGAAATCGCAGTCAAAAATGCAACTCGTGCCTTGTGGATGAACTCCCTTGGTGGTGTCGCTTTTGTTTTCGGGATGATCTGGGCGTACGCAGTGACTGGCTCCCTCAGCATTCAGGCGATCCTCGAAGCAGGTCCTATGGACGGAGCAATGCTCGTTCCTCTCGGACTCCTCTGCTTGGCTGGATTTACCAAAGCTGCACAAATTCCATTCCAGAGCTGGCTACTCGGAGCTATGGTTGCTCCTACTCCGGTATCTGCTCTTCTTCACTCAAGTACTATGGTTAAAGCCGGTGTTTACATCGTGCTTAGACTTGCTCCTGCATACGCAGGAACATTCCTCAGTGAAGGAATCGCTCTTTGTGGAGCTTTCACATTCCTAGCCTGTGCCGCTATTGCTATCAGTCAGAGTAACGGTAAGAAAATTCTTGCTTACTCTACTATTAGTAACCTCGGCCTGATCATTTGTTGTGCTGGTATCAATACTACTTGGGCCATTACTGCAGCAATTATCCTGATCATCTTCCACGCAGCTTCCAAGGCTCTGCTCTTCTTGTGCGTAGGTACAATTGAGCACGGAATCGGTAGCCGCGACATCGAAGACATGCATGGACTTTACCTCAAAATGCCACGTACTGCGATCATCACAATCGTTGGTATTTTGACAATGATTCTGCCTCCTTTCGGAGTGCTTCTCGGTAAATGGATGGCTATTGAGTCTGCTTCCGGTGATTTATTTGTCATCGTAATGCTTTCACTCGGTAGTGCTATCTCTCTCGTATTCTGGGCACGTTGGGCAGGAATGCTGCTTACCGGACCACTACGTGAGAAAGTTCCAGCTGAGCCACAGAACATTCTGACAAGATTTACTTTGACTGCACTCGCTGTAGCAACAGTAGGCTTGTCTTTGCTCTCTCCTGTTATTTACACAGGACTTATCGAACCGATGGTTGGTAAGACATACGAAATCACTGCAGGTGTATTCTCTTCACCAGTAGGCGTATTCGCAGTTTACCCAATATTCATAATACTTGCCGCAGCATTTATTTACGCATGGATCGACACCAAGAAATCTGGAAATATCCAGACTGGTGCATCTTACATGTGTGGAGCAAATGTCAAAGAACCTGGTGTTCAGTCCTTCATCGGACCTATGAATGTTCCAGTAGAGCTAAAGGCTAGCAACTACTACCTTGAAGCGTTCTTCGGTGAAGAAAAACTCACCACGTGGGTTAACTTCGTTGGGCTAGCTCTCATCGTACTTATGCTGGGAGGAGCTTTATAA
- a CDS encoding respiratory chain complex I subunit 1 family protein — protein METLILIILGIVVAPVLGGLISGVDRRITARLQSRFGPPILQPFYDVAKLFGKVKVINNFWQVFCAWVYLIAAALSVGLLFAQSDLLLIFFVQAIGAVFLVMGGLASPSPFSQVGAQRELIQVLTYEPLIILVFASIFMVTGSFRIDEILNYDQPLLVKLPLMFIVLGYALTIKLRKSPFDFSTSHHAHQEIVKGVLTDYSGPYLGIIEIAHWYETIFILGICALFWHTSLVGVVVLLATTYFAEILIDNTMARMTWRWMLKYVWSVGLAMSFVNLIWLHAG, from the coding sequence ATGGAAACATTAATTCTAATTATCCTCGGCATAGTCGTGGCACCTGTACTCGGCGGCCTGATCTCCGGTGTTGATAGACGGATTACTGCTCGTCTTCAGTCCCGTTTCGGTCCTCCGATTCTCCAGCCATTTTACGACGTTGCCAAACTGTTTGGTAAAGTAAAAGTCATCAACAACTTCTGGCAGGTTTTCTGCGCATGGGTTTACCTCATCGCTGCAGCACTCTCTGTTGGTCTGTTGTTTGCTCAGTCCGACTTGCTCCTGATCTTCTTTGTTCAGGCAATCGGAGCTGTCTTCCTGGTTATGGGTGGACTAGCAAGTCCTTCCCCATTCAGTCAGGTTGGTGCACAGCGCGAATTGATTCAGGTTCTTACATACGAACCACTCATCATTCTAGTTTTCGCTTCCATCTTTATGGTAACCGGAAGTTTCAGAATTGATGAAATCTTGAACTACGACCAGCCGCTTTTAGTTAAGCTGCCTCTTATGTTCATCGTGCTCGGTTACGCTCTTACTATTAAGCTCAGAAAATCACCTTTTGACTTCTCCACATCGCATCACGCGCATCAGGAAATCGTCAAAGGTGTACTAACTGACTATTCTGGTCCGTACCTTGGCATTATTGAAATTGCTCATTGGTATGAGACTATTTTCATCCTCGGAATCTGTGCTTTATTCTGGCACACAAGCCTCGTAGGTGTAGTTGTTTTACTAGCTACTACTTACTTTGCTGAAATTCTGATTGATAATACTATGGCGCGTATGACTTGGCGTTGGATGCTCAAATACGTTTGGAGTGTCGGTCTTGCCATGTCTTTTGTTAACCTCATCTGGCTGCACGCAGGTTAA
- a CDS encoding NADH-quinone oxidoreductase subunit B family protein, whose product MLKKFIDNSRAKSPWIMHFDCGSCNGCDIEVLACLTPMYDVERFGVINVGNPKHADVLLVTGTVNPRNAKVLRNIYDQMPDPKGVIAIGACGLSGGVFRECYNVLGGIDKVIPVDVYVPGCPAKPEAIIDGVVAALAKFEGLKG is encoded by the coding sequence ATGTTGAAGAAATTCATTGACAATTCACGCGCCAAGTCCCCCTGGATCATGCATTTTGATTGCGGGAGCTGTAACGGCTGCGATATCGAAGTTCTGGCATGTCTTACACCAATGTATGATGTTGAACGCTTTGGCGTAATCAACGTCGGTAACCCTAAGCATGCAGATGTCCTCCTTGTCACCGGTACGGTTAATCCCCGTAACGCCAAGGTATTACGCAACATCTACGATCAAATGCCTGATCCAAAAGGCGTTATCGCCATTGGAGCATGTGGTCTCTCAGGTGGAGTCTTCCGTGAGTGCTATAATGTACTCGGCGGAATCGACAAGGTTATCCCAGTGGACGTATACGTTCCGGGATGTCCTGCAAAACCTGAAGCTATCATCGACGGCGTGGTCGCAGCCCTTGCCAAGTTTGAAGGCCTTAAAGGCTAA
- a CDS encoding NADH-quinone oxidoreductase subunit C, whose translation MKEVTLDAVVGEASKMKSDGQRLVALSCTQLDADNFDIIYTFDKELVLTNYRVTVPKGTNCPSISGVIFAALLVENEIQDQFGIMFDGLVLDFGRTLYLDEEITTIPMCNNAKAMTVKK comes from the coding sequence ATGAAAGAAGTAACACTGGACGCAGTTGTCGGAGAAGCTTCAAAGATGAAAAGCGACGGACAACGTCTTGTCGCTTTGAGCTGTACCCAATTGGATGCAGATAACTTTGATATTATCTACACCTTCGACAAAGAGCTGGTTCTTACCAACTATAGAGTAACTGTTCCTAAAGGAACAAACTGTCCTTCAATCAGTGGCGTCATCTTTGCCGCTCTGCTTGTAGAAAACGAAATTCAGGACCAGTTCGGCATTATGTTCGACGGCCTTGTTCTCGACTTCGGACGTACTCTGTACTTGGATGAGGAAATCACCACCATCCCTATGTGTAATAACGCAAAGGCGATGACTGTTAAAAAATAA
- a CDS encoding hydrogenase large subunit yields the protein MARTIIPFGPQHPVLPEPLHLKLVCEDEIVKEAIPALGYVHRGLEKLAEIRDFNQMIQIVERVCGICSMVHSLCYCQGIEEMMGVEVPERAKYLRTVWSELHRMHSHLLWLGLFADAFGFESLFMQFWRIRERIMDLNEATTGSRVIVSVNVVGGVRQDLTPEQCSWILTEVAQAEKEINSIQATMLEDYTVCKRTKGVATLTKEQAYELGAAGPMLRASGVSQDMRQLKYAAFHKIDFEPVVEYDGDCYARAKVRFREAQQSVDLVRAAISGMPQGDIAVPVKGNPEGEVITRVEQPRGECMYYMKGNGTKFLERVRIRTPTFANVPPLIAFMPGLELADVPVAVLSIDPCISCTER from the coding sequence ATGGCACGCACCATCATACCTTTCGGTCCGCAGCATCCTGTTCTTCCGGAACCGCTGCACTTGAAACTTGTCTGCGAAGACGAGATCGTAAAGGAAGCCATTCCCGCGCTTGGATATGTTCATAGAGGTCTGGAAAAACTTGCTGAAATCCGCGATTTCAACCAGATGATTCAGATTGTTGAACGTGTTTGTGGTATCTGCTCCATGGTTCATTCTCTTTGTTACTGTCAGGGTATCGAAGAAATGATGGGAGTAGAAGTTCCTGAAAGAGCTAAATACCTCCGCACAGTATGGTCTGAACTGCATCGTATGCACAGTCATTTACTCTGGCTCGGCCTATTCGCCGATGCTTTCGGGTTTGAAAGTCTGTTCATGCAGTTCTGGCGTATCCGTGAACGCATCATGGATCTTAACGAAGCAACAACAGGTAGCCGTGTAATTGTTTCTGTAAACGTTGTTGGTGGAGTTCGTCAGGACCTCACCCCAGAACAGTGTTCATGGATTCTTACTGAGGTTGCACAGGCTGAAAAAGAAATAAACTCTATCCAGGCCACTATGCTTGAAGACTACACAGTCTGTAAGCGTACAAAAGGCGTTGCAACACTCACAAAAGAGCAGGCATATGAACTCGGCGCAGCCGGTCCTATGCTAAGAGCGAGTGGTGTTTCACAGGATATGCGTCAGCTTAAATATGCTGCTTTCCACAAAATCGATTTCGAGCCAGTCGTAGAATACGATGGAGACTGTTACGCTCGTGCAAAAGTCAGATTCAGGGAAGCTCAGCAATCAGTAGATCTCGTTCGCGCAGCAATCTCCGGAATGCCGCAGGGTGACATCGCTGTTCCTGTTAAAGGAAATCCTGAAGGCGAAGTTATTACTCGTGTTGAACAACCTCGCGGTGAATGTATGTACTACATGAAAGGTAACGGAACTAAGTTCCTTGAAAGAGTACGTATCAGAACCCCGACGTTCGCGAATGTTCCTCCGCTTATCGCATTCATGCCAGGTCTTGAACTGGCTGACGTTCCGGTTGCTGTTCTATCAATCGACCCGTGCATAAGCTGCACCGAACGCTAG
- a CDS encoding 4Fe-4S dicluster domain-containing protein has protein sequence MFKMTPTVLKNLFSKSSTRMYPFEVREPFPLYRGELFNDIDKCIFCKKCEIKCPSQCITVSKDKEAGTGKWICDPFACVYCSICVDVCPTKSLSMAPNHRKPSATRDMIEQVGKLKVPKKKKAAPKKD, from the coding sequence ATGTTTAAAATGACACCAACAGTACTGAAGAATCTCTTCTCGAAAAGTTCTACCAGGATGTACCCTTTCGAAGTCCGCGAACCTTTCCCTCTTTACAGAGGCGAGCTGTTCAATGACATCGATAAATGCATCTTCTGCAAAAAATGTGAGATCAAATGTCCTTCACAGTGCATCACAGTTTCCAAAGATAAGGAAGCTGGTACTGGGAAATGGATATGCGACCCATTTGCATGCGTATACTGCAGCATCTGTGTTGACGTTTGTCCAACTAAGAGCCTCAGCATGGCACCGAACCATCGCAAACCATCTGCGACTCGCGACATGATTGAACAGGTTGGAAAACTCAAAGTTCCTAAAAAGAAAAAAGCAGCACCTAAAAAAGATTAA